In Rhineura floridana isolate rRhiFlo1 chromosome 12, rRhiFlo1.hap2, whole genome shotgun sequence, a single window of DNA contains:
- the TGOLN2 gene encoding trans-Golgi network integral membrane protein 2, with product MASWRKARIVDVRRKWTARFLFLRIFARSGRNSAVGMAAAWLCFLLLFDLVTFGASVPLKSPVLKYLKKTGNALPDASQKQSLLQHTTQVEDTEKNPSRGSLKGDTLNAGDSSPPSQETNSQGSSQSGGNPKDDTLNQDNARDSSPPSQGSNGQGSSQSGGNPKVDTLNQHNAGDSSPPSQGSNGQGSSQSGGNPKGDTLNQDNAGDSSPPSQGSNGQGSFQSGGNPKGDTLNQHNAGDSSPPSQGSNGQGSSQSGGNPKDDTLNQDNAGDSSPPSQGSNGQGSSQSGGNPKGDTLNQDNAGDSSPPSQGSNGQGSSQSGGSPKDDTLNQHNAGDSSPPSQGSNGQGSSQSGGNPKVDTLNQDNAGDSGPPSQGSNGQGSSQSGGSPKGDTLNQDSAGDSSPPSQESNGQGSSQSGGNPKVDTLNQHNAGDSSPPFQGSNGQGSSQSGGNPKGDTLNQHNAGDSSPPSQGSNGQGSSQSGGNPKGDTLNQDNAGDSSPPSQGSNGQGSSQSGGNPKGDTLNQDSAGDSSPPSQGSNGQGSSQSGGNPKDDTLNQDNAGDSSPLSQGSNGQGSSQSGGNPKGDTLNQDNAGDSSPLSQGSNGQGGSQSDLAKVGMKGDGKKGGEETDEHSQSNLKNSLASPAPKNGSENSHFFAYLVATAIVVAALYIAYHNKRKIIAFALEGKKSKVPRRPKSSDYQRLDQKI from the exons ATGGCGTCATGGAGGAAGGCACGGATTGTGGACGTACGCCGGAAGTGGACGGCTCGGTTCCTTTTCCTTCGAATATTTGCCAGAAGCGGAAGGAACTCGGCAGTCGGCATGGCGGCGGCGTGGTTGTGCTTTCTCCTTCTCTTCGACCTGGTGACGTTTGGTGCTTCGGTGCCGCTTAAATCACCCGTTTTGAAATATTTGAAGAAGACTGGAAATGCGCTTCCAG aTGCATCCCAAAAGCAGTCACTCTTGCAACACACAACTCAAGTTGAAGACACTGAAAAAAACCCATCTCGTGGATCTCTTAAAGGTGATACTCTGAATGCTGGAGATTCCAGTCCACCCTCCCAAGAGACAAATAGCCAAGGAAGCTCCCAGTCTGGTGGAAATCCTAAAGATGATACTCTGAACCAGGATAATGCTAGAGATTCCAGTCCACCCTCCCAAGGGTCAAATGGCCAAGGAAGCTCCCAGTCTGGTGGAAATCCTAAAGTTGATACTCTGAACCAGCATAATGCTGGAGATTCCAGTCCACCCTCCCAAGGGTCAAATGGCCAAGGAAGCTCCCAGTCTGGTGGAAATCCTAAAGGTGATACTCTGAACCAGGATAATGCTGGAGATTCCAGTCCACCCTCCCAAGGGTCAAATGGCCAAGGAAGCTTCCAGTCTGGTGGAAATCCTAAAGGTGATACTCTGAACCAGCATAATGCTGGAGATTCCAGTCCACCCTCCCAAGGGTCAAATGGCCAAGGAAGCTCCCAGTCTGGTGGAAATCCTAAAGATGATACTCTGAACCAGGATAATGCTGGAGATTCCAGTCCACCCTCCCAAGGGTCAAATGGCCAAGGAAGCTCCCAGTCTGGTGGAAATCCTAAAGGTGATACTCTGAACCAGGATAATGCTGGAGATTCCAGTCCACCCTCCCAGGGGTCAAATGGCCAAGGAAGCTCCCAGTCTGGTGGATCTCCTAAAGATGATACTCTGAACCAGCATAATGCTGGAGATTCCAGTCCACCCTCCCAAGGGTCAAATGGCCAAGGAAGCTCCCAGTCTGGTGGAAATCCTAAAGTTGATACTCTGAACCAGGATAATGCTGGAGATTCCGGTCCACCCTCCCAAGGGTCAAATGGCCAAGGAAGCTCCCAGTCTGGTGGATCTCCTAAAGGTGATACTCTGAACCAGGATAGTGCTGGAGATTCCAGTCCACCCTCCCAAGAGTCAAATGGCCAAGGAAGCTCCCAGTCTGGTGGAAATCCTAAAGTTGATACTCTGAACCAGCATAATGCTGGAGATTCCAGTCCACCCTTCCAAGGGTCAAATGGCCAAGGAAGCTCCCAGTCTGGTGGAAATCCTAAAGGTGATACTCTGAACCAGCATAATGCTGGAGATTCCAGTCCACCCTCCCAAGGGTCAAATGGCCAAGGAAGCTCCCAGTCTGGTGGAAATCCTAAAGGTGATACTCTGAACCAGGATAATGCTGGAGATTCCAGTCCACCCTCCCAAGGGTCAAATGGCCAAGGAAGCTCCCAGTCTGGTGGAAATCCTAAAGGTGATACTCTGAACCAGGATAGTGCTGGAGATTCCAGTCCACCCTCCCAAGGGTCAAATGGCCAAGGAAGCTCCCAGTCTGGTGGAAATCCTAAAGATGATACTCTGAACCAGGATAATGCTGGAGATTCCAGTCCACTCTCCCAAGGGTCAAATGGCCAAGGAAGCTCCCAGTCTGGTGGAAATCCTAAAGGTGATACTCTGAACCAGGATAATGCTGGAGATTCCAGTCCACTCTCCCAAGGGTCAAATGGTCAAGGAGGCTCCCAGTCTGATCTGGCTAAAGTTGGAATGAAAGgggatggaaagaaaggcggAGAGGAGACTGATGAGCATTCCCAGTCTAATTTAAAGAACTCCTTAGCTAGTCCAGCCCCCAAGAATGGATCTGAAAATAGCCACTTCTTTGCCTATTTGGTGGCCACAgccattgttgttgctgctttatATATAGCCTATCACAATAAGCGAAAA ATTATTGCCTTTGCTTTAGAAGGAAAAAAATCAAAGGTACCCCGAAGGCCCAAATCCAGTGACTATCAGCGACTGGATCAAAAG ATCTAA